DNA from Pelobacter propionicus DSM 2379:
GACCTTGCCCAGGCCGATGACGCCGGCAACCTTGCCCCTGAGTTCGTAGCCGGTGAAGGGTGCCCGCTTCCACTCGCCCGACTTCAGGCTGGCATTGGCGATGGTGATCTTGCGGCAGAAGGTCATCAGTAGGGCCAGGGCGTGCTCGGCCGCGCTGTTGGTGTTGCCGAAGGGGGCATTGATGACGATGACCCCCTTGGAGCTGGCGTAGTCCACGTCAACATTGTCGATACCGACCCCGGCGCGGGCGACGATCTTCAGCCGCTTTCCCGCATCCAGCACATCCCGGTCAACGGACGTGCCGCTGCGGGTGATGATTACGTCGTACTCGCCCAGAATCTCCAGCAGCTGTTCCTTGCTCAGCCCCAGTTTGACGTCAAGCTGAATGCGCGGCTCCTGGGTCAACAGGGCCAGGCCTTCGGCGGAAACTTCATCCGTTACGATAATCCTCATTACAAGCCTCGCTTTTGATATGGCCCGGATCCGTGCCTGGTATGTCGCGAATCCAGACTTATGTAAAGGGGCATAATAGTACCGACAACCAAAAAACGCAAGGGGCGCAACGGTTGGCGCTGGTGTCCGGTTGCTTTTGTTAGGGAAGTGGGCTAGGCTGTTCAGCTTGAAGCCGTACCAGGTCCGCAAGACGCCCTGGTGTCCAATAACCACTTTTTCAGAGGATAACCGTGCCGGAAACGCCTCCTTTCAACATCGTACTGGTAGAACCGGAAATTCCGCCCAACACCGGCAACATCGCCCGGCTCTGCGCCGCAACCGGAACCGTGCTGCACCTGGTGGAGCCGTTGGGTTTCTCCATCGACGACCGCCAGCTGAAGCGGGCAGGCCTTGATTACTGGGGGAGTGTCACCCTCAAGGTCTGGCAGCGTCTGGAGCAGGTCTGGCAGGAATTTCCCCGGGGGCGTTTCTTCTATCTCAGCACCAAGGCCGGACGGAGCTACCTGGCGGCGGATTTCAGGCCCGGCGATTTCATCGTCTTCGGCAAGGAGACCAAAGGGTTGCCAGCCGAGATCCTGGAGTGGAACTCCGAGACAGCCATCACCATCCCCATGCCGGCCAACGCGGTGCGCAGCCTGAATCTCTCCACCTCGGCCGGCATCGTGCTCTACGAGGCGCTGCGCCAAGCCGGGCAGATCGTCTGACGAAACCATCTCCCTGGGGGTAACCATGTCCGAGCAGCGCTATCTGACCGCCCATCTGCCGGGGTGCGGCGGGGTCATCAAACAGTCTCCCGACGATTTCATTGTCACGGAGATCCCGGCCTATGAGCCGTGCGGTTCCGGCGAGCACCTCTACCTGACCATCGAGAAGCGCGGCCTGACCACGCTGGAGGCCATACGCCTGATCGCCCGCAGCTTAAGCCTGCCGGAGCGGGAGATCGGCTACGCCGGCATGAAGGACAGCGTCGGCGTCACCCGCCAGACCATCTCCGTGCCCCGCATCCGGCCGGAGGAGGTTGCCGGACTCAGTCTGAAGGGGGTGCAACTGATCTCGGCACTGCGTCATACCAACAAGCTTAAGCTGGGGCACCTGAAGGGCAACCGCTTCAACCTGGTCGTGCGCTCCGTTAACGAAGGGGCTCTTGCGGCGGCATCGGCCATACTCAAGGTTCTCGTGGAGCGGGGAGTGCCCAACCGCTTCGGCTACCAGCGTTACGGTGTTCAGGGTAATTCCCATCTTATCGGCGCTGCCATGCTGCGGGGCGACTGGAAGGGGGCCGTGGATCTGCTCATGGGGGATCCCCAGTTGCTGCGTGACGACCAGTGGCGATCCGCCATCCAGGCTTACCAGCGGGGAGACGTGGCTGAGGCGCTGCGCCTGCTGCCCCGCCACTGCGACTGTGAACGGAGCGTGCTACAGCGTCTGGTTTCCCGGCCAGGCGCCTGGGAAAAGGCTTTTGGCGCCGTCCACCCCCGCCTGAGGAAACTGTACCTCTCCGCCTATCAGTCCAGCCTCTTCGACCGGGTCGTGGAAGAGCGACTCGACCGCATCGACCGGGTCATGGAGGGGGATCTGGCCTGGAAGCATGTCAACGGAGCCTGTTTCCTGGTGGAGGATCAGGAACAGGAGCAGCCGCGGGCCGAGCGCTTCGAGATCTCCCCGAGCGGGCCGATGTTCGGCACGAAAATGATGCAGCCCCAAGGAGAGCCGCGTAACATGGAAGAGCGTATCCTGGCGGAGGAAGGGCTCACCCTCGATTCCTTCGGGGCACAGAGCGGAGTCGCCATGGAGGGGCAGCGCAGGGCGTTGCGGGTGCCGCTGGGCAATCCTTCCTGCAGCCAGGAGGGGAGTAGCCTGTGTCTGGAATTTTTCCTACCCAAGGGGAGTTACGCCACCTCGGTTCTGCGGGAGATAACCAAGAACTTCTGAAGCGATACGGATACCTGCCGGAACAGGAGTCTGGCATGAAGCCGGAACCGTGACACCTTACGGACTCATCTCGCTTTACATGCCTCAGTCCGGGCGCCCCAGCCGGTGGTGCGTCCGTGGCGGAGCTGTCCCGCCTCAGCCGTATGCCTTTCTTCGGCGGAGATTGACTCCGGCATTACGCTCGATCCGTCCTCCATGTGTCGCGGTTCCTCCCCTTCAGAGTAAATTCCAACGTAAGATCGCATACAAAAGCCAAAGGAAACAGTTAATGTCGCACACACCTGTTCTGATCGACTCCCATGCCCACATTTACTACCGCGACTATGACGACGACTTCGAGGCCATGCTGCAGCGCGCGGCCGATACCGGCGTGGCCGCCATACTGGTGGTCGGCACCGACCTGGAAACCAGCCGCCAGTCGGTGGAACTGGCGGAGAGGTATCCCCGGATCTACGCAGCCGTCGGCATCCACCCCCACGATGCAAGCCAGGTGACCGAGGAGAGCTACCAGGCCATCCGCGAGCTGGCCCTCTCCAGCCCGAAAGTCGTTGCCATCGGCGAGATTGGACTGGATTTCTACCGCGACCGTTCCCCCCGCGACGTGCAGGAGGCCGTGTTCCTGCGTCTGCTGCGCCTGGCCGGGGAGCTGGACATGCCGGTGATCATCCACGATCGCGATGCCCACCAGCGGGTGCTGGAATGCCTGCGCCAGGAGGGAACATCGCGCGGCGTGCTGCACTGTTTCTCCGGCGACGCGGCCATGGCGGCCGAGGCCATCGCCATGGGACTGTACATCTCCATCCCCGGCACCATTACCTATCCCTCCAACGACGCCCTGCGCCAGGTGGTGCGGGTCAC
Protein-coding regions in this window:
- a CDS encoding tRNA (cytidine(34)-2'-O)-methyltransferase; this encodes MPETPPFNIVLVEPEIPPNTGNIARLCAATGTVLHLVEPLGFSIDDRQLKRAGLDYWGSVTLKVWQRLEQVWQEFPRGRFFYLSTKAGRSYLAADFRPGDFIVFGKETKGLPAEILEWNSETAITIPMPANAVRSLNLSTSAGIVLYEALRQAGQIV
- the truD gene encoding tRNA pseudouridine(13) synthase TruD — encoded protein: MSEQRYLTAHLPGCGGVIKQSPDDFIVTEIPAYEPCGSGEHLYLTIEKRGLTTLEAIRLIARSLSLPEREIGYAGMKDSVGVTRQTISVPRIRPEEVAGLSLKGVQLISALRHTNKLKLGHLKGNRFNLVVRSVNEGALAAASAILKVLVERGVPNRFGYQRYGVQGNSHLIGAAMLRGDWKGAVDLLMGDPQLLRDDQWRSAIQAYQRGDVAEALRLLPRHCDCERSVLQRLVSRPGAWEKAFGAVHPRLRKLYLSAYQSSLFDRVVEERLDRIDRVMEGDLAWKHVNGACFLVEDQEQEQPRAERFEISPSGPMFGTKMMQPQGEPRNMEERILAEEGLTLDSFGAQSGVAMEGQRRALRVPLGNPSCSQEGSSLCLEFFLPKGSYATSVLREITKNF